From one Thermomicrobiales bacterium genomic stretch:
- a CDS encoding S9 family peptidase, with protein sequence MASDVAARSVTPEDLFRIQTVSEPQASPDGTLIAFTVTRTDQKENRYYSAIWLAAVDGKESWRLTSGQHRDGSPRWSPDSATIAFVSDRNADEKGKGQIWTIPTTGGEPERLTTLARPVEEFAWSPSGTQIALVSKVRIGPERPDTDVRVITTIRFRFDGEGFLDDHYRQIFLVNVPGGKARQLTDGAFEHQHPAWSPTGHEIAFSSNQDDGWELSSTRDIHTIRPAGRSVRKVTDGTGSFRRPSWSPDGATIACLGTRNLGSDAPRTELFIVPAGGGAPESMSASLDRGLADQAIGDMAAFPEAPPRWEAGGRSLLTPCSDEGTVQLARIAAPDGGVTLLTDGRHRVSGASPLPGGDLAITITTATTVGDIWIRDADGGLRQITNLNDEWREQVELPDPEPFRVASAGGVQVHGWVLKPPGFDPATKYPLLLEIHGGPFGMYGESLMHEFQVLAARGYVVLYTNPRGSAGYGDEFAGALYRGWGKHDLPDLLAAVDWAIGQGYVDPERLGVLGGSYGGFMTNWVIGHTDRFKAAVTQRCLSDMYSTFGTDDIYFAASEQTIGGDPWDDPDIYWELSPITYVDRIETPLLIEHQEQDMRCPIGQAQQLFIALKRRGKTVEMMLYPDESHGMSRTGQPKHRIERLNAILDWFDRYV encoded by the coding sequence ATGGCAAGTGACGTGGCGGCGCGATCGGTAACGCCAGAGGATCTTTTTCGGATTCAGACAGTGAGCGAGCCTCAGGCATCGCCGGATGGAACGCTCATCGCCTTCACCGTAACGCGGACGGACCAGAAGGAGAATCGCTACTATTCGGCGATCTGGCTCGCGGCCGTCGATGGGAAAGAGTCCTGGCGACTCACATCGGGCCAGCATCGCGATGGATCGCCACGCTGGTCACCGGACAGCGCCACCATCGCCTTCGTCTCCGACCGCAACGCGGACGAGAAGGGCAAGGGGCAGATCTGGACGATCCCGACGACGGGCGGCGAGCCAGAACGCCTGACAACGCTCGCCCGGCCGGTCGAGGAATTCGCCTGGTCGCCATCCGGCACGCAGATCGCGCTCGTTTCGAAGGTGCGAATCGGCCCAGAGCGACCGGATACGGATGTCAGGGTCATTACGACGATTCGCTTCCGGTTCGATGGCGAGGGCTTCCTCGACGACCACTACCGCCAGATCTTCCTGGTTAATGTTCCGGGCGGAAAGGCGCGGCAGCTCACCGACGGCGCATTCGAGCACCAGCACCCCGCGTGGTCGCCGACCGGCCATGAGATCGCATTCAGCAGCAATCAGGACGACGGCTGGGAACTCTCGAGTACTCGCGACATTCATACGATCCGGCCAGCCGGGCGCTCGGTGCGCAAGGTCACCGATGGGACGGGCAGCTTTCGGCGTCCGTCGTGGTCGCCGGATGGCGCCACCATCGCCTGTCTGGGGACGCGCAACCTGGGGAGTGATGCGCCACGGACGGAGTTGTTCATCGTCCCGGCGGGCGGCGGCGCGCCGGAGTCCATGAGCGCGAGCCTCGATCGAGGGCTGGCTGACCAGGCAATCGGCGACATGGCTGCCTTCCCTGAGGCTCCGCCTCGTTGGGAAGCGGGTGGTCGATCGCTGCTGACGCCATGCAGCGACGAAGGAACCGTCCAACTCGCCCGAATCGCGGCGCCAGACGGCGGGGTAACGCTCCTGACTGACGGACGCCACCGGGTCAGCGGCGCATCGCCCCTGCCGGGCGGTGATCTCGCGATCACGATCACGACAGCGACAACGGTCGGGGATATCTGGATTCGCGACGCGGATGGAGGCTTGCGCCAAATCACCAACCTCAACGACGAGTGGCGCGAGCAGGTGGAGCTCCCGGATCCGGAGCCATTCCGCGTCGCGAGCGCCGGCGGGGTCCAGGTCCACGGCTGGGTGTTGAAGCCGCCGGGCTTCGACCCTGCCACGAAGTACCCGCTGCTGCTGGAAATCCACGGCGGACCGTTCGGCATGTACGGTGAGTCGCTGATGCATGAATTCCAGGTGTTGGCGGCGCGCGGCTATGTCGTCCTCTACACGAACCCACGAGGTTCGGCCGGCTACGGCGATGAATTCGCCGGCGCGTTGTATCGTGGGTGGGGCAAGCACGACCTGCCGGATCTGCTGGCGGCCGTCGACTGGGCGATCGGGCAGGGATACGTGGATCCCGAGCGATTGGGCGTTCTCGGCGGGTCCTACGGCGGCTTCATGACCAACTGGGTCATCGGCCATACAGACAGGTTCAAGGCAGCCGTCACTCAGCGCTGCCTGTCGGATATGTACTCCACCTTCGGCACCGACGACATTTACTTCGCGGCGTCCGAGCAGACAATTGGCGGCGACCCATGGGATGATCCCGATATCTATTGGGAGCTATCCCCGATCACATACGTCGATCGGATCGAGACGCCGCTGTTGATCGAGCATCAGGAGCAAGACATGCGCTGCCCGATCGGGCAGGCTCAGCAGCTCTTCATCGCGCTCAAGCGACGCGGCAAGACCGTTGAGATGATGCTCTACCCCGACGAGAGCCACGGCATGTCGCGCACCGGTCAGCCGAAGCATCGGATCGAACGGCTCAATGCGATCCTCGACTGGTTTGACCGCTACGTCTAA
- a CDS encoding AarF/ABC1/UbiB kinase family protein: MSVSMLRYHHRYREIAGVVSHHGLWWLIQQFGLDRVPVLGRIGFRRGRENGVSQAQHLRLALEELGPTFIKLGQILSMRDDLLPPEYIEELILLRENAPPVDADAIVAVITEELELEIEQLYETFDRVPLASASIGQVHAATLSGGRQVVVKVQKPGVPEQINEDLQVFQQLAAFAQRHSPLAEQYDLVDLAEEFSWTLRNELDYLREGRNADTFRADFANSRDVIIPEVLWDLTTTRVLTMERIDGLRINDLAALDAAGIDRKELAGRASRIILDEVFVYRFFHADPHPGNFAVQPDGRIAAYDFGMVGRLSARVSRQLMSLLWAATREDPERIIDAAIGLDIIHGRFDRPALTRDIERLIGRYARMSVGEIDIEVVFRDITGLIREHRLRLPGDLALLMKTLGMHEATAKRLDPDFTPVKVAAPYARRAVFGRYQPAELGTRLLSGAEDAFELLLEAPRRLDRLINILESGNFETAIRVIDAEKYTRDLQALVNRLVVAWLIGTSLISLSVLLAIYRPSSVEAWLGPLFWIGAAVTVAAGGILFLILMRRRR, translated from the coding sequence ATGAGCGTCAGTATGCTCCGCTATCACCACCGATACCGCGAGATTGCCGGGGTTGTGTCACATCACGGGCTCTGGTGGCTCATCCAGCAATTCGGGTTAGATCGCGTGCCCGTCCTCGGCCGGATTGGCTTTCGGCGCGGGCGTGAGAACGGGGTGTCACAGGCACAACACCTGCGACTCGCGCTCGAGGAGCTGGGGCCCACGTTCATCAAGCTCGGCCAGATCCTGTCGATGCGCGACGATCTTCTGCCGCCGGAATACATCGAAGAGCTGATTCTGTTGCGCGAGAACGCTCCTCCGGTCGATGCAGATGCCATTGTCGCTGTCATCACGGAGGAGCTGGAGCTGGAGATCGAGCAACTTTACGAGACGTTTGACCGTGTCCCATTGGCGTCAGCGTCGATCGGCCAGGTTCACGCTGCGACGCTCTCCGGCGGCCGGCAGGTTGTCGTCAAGGTTCAGAAGCCCGGCGTGCCGGAACAGATCAACGAGGACCTGCAGGTTTTTCAACAGCTCGCGGCGTTTGCGCAACGCCACTCCCCTCTGGCCGAGCAGTACGACCTGGTCGATCTGGCCGAGGAGTTCAGCTGGACATTGCGCAACGAGCTCGACTATCTCCGCGAGGGTCGCAACGCCGATACGTTCCGCGCGGATTTCGCCAACAGTCGCGACGTCATCATTCCCGAGGTGCTCTGGGATCTCACGACAACGCGCGTGTTGACGATGGAGCGGATCGACGGCCTGCGGATCAACGACCTTGCTGCGCTGGACGCGGCCGGCATCGATCGTAAGGAGCTGGCGGGTCGTGCGTCCCGGATCATCCTCGACGAGGTGTTTGTATACCGCTTTTTCCATGCTGATCCGCATCCCGGCAACTTCGCGGTCCAGCCGGACGGGCGTATTGCCGCCTATGACTTCGGCATGGTCGGCCGCCTCAGCGCTCGAGTCTCGCGGCAGTTGATGTCGCTGCTGTGGGCGGCGACGCGAGAAGATCCAGAGCGCATCATCGACGCGGCAATCGGTCTCGACATCATCCATGGGCGATTCGACCGGCCCGCGCTGACTCGTGACATCGAGCGACTGATCGGCCGATACGCGCGTATGTCGGTCGGTGAGATCGACATCGAAGTTGTCTTCCGTGACATCACCGGGCTGATTCGCGAGCATCGGTTGCGACTTCCCGGCGATCTGGCGCTACTGATGAAGACGCTCGGGATGCATGAGGCGACCGCCAAGCGGCTCGATCCCGACTTCACTCCCGTCAAGGTCGCTGCGCCATACGCCCGGCGGGCGGTCTTCGGACGGTATCAGCCGGCCGAGCTCGGGACTCGGCTGTTGTCGGGCGCCGAAGATGCATTCGAGCTCCTGCTGGAGGCGCCACGACGGCTCGACCGATTGATCAATATTCTGGAGAGTGGGAACTTCGAGACAGCGATCCGCGTCATCGACGCGGAGAAGTACACACGCGACTTGCAGGCGCTCGTCAACCGGCTGGTCGTTGCCTGGCTTATCGGAACCAGCCTGATCAGCCTGAGCGTGCTGCTGGCGATCTATCGGCCAAGCAGTGTCGAGGCTTGGCTTGGCCCGCTGTTCTGGATCGGCGCTGCGGTGACAGTCGCGGCCGGCGGCATCCTCTTTCTGATATTGATGCGCCGCCGGCGCTGA
- the mptB gene encoding polyprenol phosphomannose-dependent alpha 1,6 mannosyltransferase MptB, giving the protein MRRSRIDATADRHTGVPASSAAALVALGGLGVGMIVPAMYLARRYPLAPHANELTDLGKLSGYTHASFWRFVMILLVWFVCYTAGILVARRCDQRGAFAVALVTAAVAGLLLVTMYPVNATDMAMYAARSRLFTTYHVDPIAVTPDTFSSDPWMRLVSAEWSGHTSPYGPLWTLIAAPITWLAGDNLLRALLGFKLLAFNCYLATGWLIAKAFAARQDARPASAALVYLWNPLVLWEAIGNGHNDAVVALLLVAAMAAWLRRRHLWVIPALVAAVLLKYVAVILLPLALVAVVTEARKNGTLRRVLAGSTIVSVGIVVVALAPFYDLAAIRESVQSQGAFFATSPASVAIHWLQSRVAEQTVLRAVQAIGLAAVGATMLVWLRRIIALPARLPLAAFEVIFVFLLLATTNFRGWYLIWLVALAAMAASNWAVARSVAWSAGAMAAYPILIWIWGWREYTFTRVELIVVALMFLPPLTVSAAQVATWFWNQRNTAGSVRLSPTIPDDTAN; this is encoded by the coding sequence ATGCGCCGGTCGCGGATCGACGCCACTGCCGACCGCCACACTGGCGTTCCCGCGTCATCCGCGGCTGCTCTGGTCGCGCTCGGCGGTCTGGGCGTCGGGATGATCGTCCCGGCAATGTACCTGGCCAGGCGGTATCCGCTTGCGCCTCACGCCAACGAGCTCACCGATCTCGGGAAGCTCTCCGGCTACACCCATGCATCGTTCTGGCGCTTTGTCATGATTCTGCTCGTCTGGTTTGTCTGCTACACGGCCGGCATCCTCGTCGCCCGGCGTTGCGACCAGCGCGGGGCGTTCGCGGTTGCCCTGGTGACGGCAGCGGTGGCCGGCCTGCTTCTGGTCACAATGTACCCGGTCAATGCCACCGACATGGCGATGTATGCCGCCCGGTCGAGATTGTTCACGACCTACCATGTCGACCCGATTGCCGTCACACCCGACACGTTCTCGTCCGACCCGTGGATGAGGCTGGTAAGCGCGGAGTGGTCGGGGCACACGTCGCCGTATGGACCGCTCTGGACGCTGATCGCCGCGCCGATCACCTGGCTGGCGGGTGACAACCTCCTTCGTGCCCTCCTCGGGTTCAAGCTGTTGGCGTTCAACTGCTATCTCGCGACGGGTTGGCTGATTGCGAAAGCGTTCGCCGCGAGGCAGGACGCTCGGCCGGCAAGCGCCGCGCTCGTCTATCTCTGGAACCCGCTGGTCCTCTGGGAGGCTATCGGAAATGGACACAACGATGCGGTCGTTGCGCTGCTACTTGTCGCGGCCATGGCGGCCTGGCTGCGAAGACGACATCTCTGGGTCATCCCCGCGCTCGTTGCCGCGGTCTTGCTGAAGTACGTCGCGGTTATTCTGCTCCCGCTGGCGCTCGTGGCGGTCGTAACTGAGGCCAGGAAAAATGGCACATTGCGCCGCGTGCTGGCTGGATCGACGATCGTAAGCGTGGGGATCGTCGTGGTGGCGCTGGCGCCGTTCTACGACCTGGCGGCGATCCGTGAGAGCGTGCAGTCGCAGGGCGCGTTTTTCGCGACCTCGCCCGCATCGGTGGCAATCCACTGGCTCCAGAGCCGCGTTGCAGAGCAGACGGTGCTTCGCGCTGTCCAGGCAATCGGGCTCGCGGCTGTTGGGGCGACAATGCTCGTCTGGCTTCGACGCATCATCGCGCTACCAGCACGGCTGCCTCTCGCGGCATTCGAGGTGATCTTCGTATTCCTGCTGCTGGCGACAACCAACTTCCGAGGCTGGTATCTGATCTGGCTCGTGGCGCTGGCCGCTATGGCCGCCAGCAACTGGGCCGTCGCACGCTCCGTCGCATGGTCGGCCGGCGCGATGGCCGCGTATCCAATCCTCATCTGGATCTGGGGCTGGAGAGAATACACCTTCACCCGTGTCGAGCTGATCGTCGTTGCTCTGATGTTCCTGCCGCCACTGACCGTATCAGCGGCGCAGGTTGCGACGTGGTTCTGGAACCAGCGCAATACCGCCGGCTCAGTTCGTCTCAGCCCGACGATTCCGGACGATACCGCCAACTGA
- a CDS encoding phosphatase PAP2 family protein: MPVCYWQSRSSIAAAGPGTFALDQRISAAVQRHPFAGSRWIELFGHVVGSSAVLIPVALVVAIWLFVRGRPDVAWLFAGVVLLRPLNLLLKLIIGSPRPTPDQVDVLRQSSGNGFPSGHVTGVVLLAGVVWCVAPALFKPRWIRLAVRALAVAAIVATSYSRVASGAHWPSDVVGGLLWGLTELFALFAFVSWRYRPESSG, translated from the coding sequence TTGCCTGTTTGCTATTGGCAATCGCGCTCTTCGATCGCGGCGGCCGGGCCCGGCACGTTTGCGCTGGACCAGCGGATATCCGCCGCTGTTCAGCGTCACCCGTTTGCCGGCTCGCGTTGGATCGAGCTATTCGGACATGTTGTCGGGTCATCGGCGGTCCTGATCCCGGTCGCGTTGGTCGTTGCGATCTGGCTCTTCGTCCGGGGCCGGCCGGACGTTGCCTGGCTATTCGCGGGCGTTGTCCTGCTGCGGCCGCTGAATCTGTTGCTCAAGCTCATCATCGGCAGCCCTCGACCGACCCCGGATCAGGTTGATGTCCTGCGGCAGAGCAGCGGCAACGGGTTTCCGAGCGGGCATGTTACCGGCGTCGTGTTGCTGGCCGGCGTTGTATGGTGTGTTGCTCCGGCGCTTTTCAAACCCCGCTGGATCCGGCTCGCCGTTCGCGCGCTCGCTGTAGCGGCGATCGTCGCGACGAGCTACAGCCGGGTCGCTTCCGGAGCGCACTGGCCGTCGGATGTGGTTGGGGGGTTGCTCTGGGGGCTGACAGAGCTCTTCGCCCTCTTCGCGTTCGTCAGTTGGCGGTATCGTCCGGAATCGTCGGGCTGA
- a CDS encoding M20/M25/M40 family metallo-hydrolase: MPTLDDLLKMVDDARDEVVELTRQLVQVASVNTGRNAEPPWPPTGKPAEGEEYPEAIVPFDGSGTTRTGNELPAAELLRDKLAGDGIDSTIYTPGENRGNIVARIGEPGGRPRLLMMSHIDVVPVEDVSQWTHPPFGGEIDEGRLWGRGAADMKSTVAAETMAMIILKRAGVRFNGELVLGVCSDEESGGAYGFGWMAQHYPELMEADFAVNEGGGAPIRSGSRLIYPINVGEKGRMEIHIHVTGRGFHASQPWKADNAIYKAEEVTRRIRGYEPEVSVDNAAFSNLETLAGIREPVTTANLEQVLAQIDESNPSLASYLRAASRMTLVATMINAGVKSNSVAENCLITCDVRSLPHQSAAYVKQQIESLLAGLDGVRVEVIETAISNASTYDSQLADHVMAATRHAIGRDDVEFVPGLTVGFTDSRFVRPLGNVAYGFMPGHPDSDPSKSGAHNINESIDLNTIVTITRYLVALAWDTVVAHD, translated from the coding sequence ATGCCGACGCTTGATGACCTGCTGAAGATGGTGGACGACGCTCGTGACGAGGTAGTCGAGCTGACACGACAGCTCGTCCAGGTTGCGAGTGTCAACACCGGACGCAATGCCGAGCCACCCTGGCCGCCAACTGGCAAGCCTGCCGAAGGCGAGGAGTATCCAGAGGCGATTGTGCCGTTCGATGGCAGCGGGACAACTCGCACAGGGAACGAGCTGCCGGCCGCCGAGCTGCTGCGTGACAAGCTCGCAGGCGATGGAATTGACTCGACGATCTACACACCCGGGGAGAACCGCGGCAATATTGTCGCCCGCATCGGCGAGCCGGGCGGGCGTCCGCGCCTGCTGATGATGTCCCACATCGATGTCGTTCCGGTCGAGGACGTCTCGCAGTGGACCCATCCGCCCTTCGGCGGCGAGATCGACGAGGGCCGGCTCTGGGGCCGCGGCGCGGCTGACATGAAATCCACCGTCGCCGCCGAGACAATGGCGATGATCATCCTCAAGCGGGCCGGCGTGCGGTTCAATGGCGAGCTTGTGCTGGGGGTTTGCTCCGACGAGGAATCCGGTGGCGCCTACGGGTTCGGCTGGATGGCCCAGCACTATCCTGAGCTGATGGAGGCTGATTTCGCCGTCAACGAGGGTGGCGGTGCGCCGATTCGCTCCGGGAGTCGATTGATCTACCCGATCAACGTTGGCGAAAAAGGCCGGATGGAGATCCACATCCATGTCACCGGCCGCGGTTTCCACGCCTCGCAGCCATGGAAAGCGGACAACGCAATCTACAAGGCCGAGGAAGTCACCCGTCGTATCCGGGGCTACGAGCCAGAGGTGTCGGTCGACAACGCTGCCTTCAGCAACCTGGAGACACTGGCCGGCATCAGAGAGCCGGTGACGACGGCGAACCTGGAGCAGGTCCTCGCTCAGATCGACGAGTCGAACCCGAGCCTCGCCTCCTACTTGCGCGCGGCCAGCCGGATGACGCTCGTCGCGACGATGATCAACGCAGGGGTGAAGTCGAACTCGGTCGCTGAGAACTGCCTGATTACCTGCGACGTCCGGTCGCTGCCGCATCAGAGCGCAGCCTACGTCAAGCAGCAGATCGAATCGCTGCTGGCAGGCCTGGACGGTGTTCGCGTCGAGGTCATCGAGACGGCTATTTCCAACGCTTCCACTTACGATTCCCAACTGGCCGATCACGTGATGGCGGCTACTCGGCATGCGATTGGCCGCGACGATGTCGAGTTCGTGCCCGGACTGACCGTCGGCTTTACCGACTCGCGCTTTGTCCGTCCCCTGGGCAACGTCGCATACGGGTTCATGCCGGGCCACCCGGATTCAGACCCGAGCAAGTCGGGCGCGCACAACATCAACGAGTCAATTGATCTCAACACGATCGTCACGATCACCCGCTACCTCGTCGCTCTGGCGTGGGACACCGTCGTCGCGCACGATTGA
- a CDS encoding MoaD family protein: MKVSLRYFAIVRERIGESEQSADLPEGSTVADVLAYVERQYPEIAPLFRASMVMRNQEYVGRGDVLADGDEIAFIPPVSGGSHDHVRVTSEQLDAGRLESRVSDAGAGAIVTFAGVVRDNARGRPVLWLDYEAYAEAAEKMLGVICGEMRERWPLLAIAVEHRTGRLAIGETSVVIAVSSAHRGAGFEACAYCIERIKEIVPIWKKEAYADGEVWIGSEAAYQAEVRQSLTAPE, from the coding sequence ATGAAGGTGTCGTTACGATATTTCGCGATTGTCCGCGAGCGAATTGGTGAGTCCGAGCAATCGGCCGATCTGCCTGAGGGGAGCACGGTCGCCGATGTGCTGGCCTACGTCGAGCGTCAGTACCCCGAGATTGCGCCGCTCTTCCGCGCATCAATGGTCATGCGAAATCAGGAGTATGTCGGGCGGGGCGACGTGCTGGCCGATGGCGACGAGATCGCCTTCATCCCTCCCGTCTCCGGTGGTAGCCATGACCATGTCCGCGTCACGAGTGAGCAGCTCGACGCGGGGAGACTTGAGTCTCGGGTCAGCGACGCTGGCGCGGGTGCGATTGTGACGTTTGCCGGGGTTGTCCGCGACAACGCGCGCGGCCGGCCTGTCCTCTGGCTGGATTACGAGGCGTATGCCGAGGCTGCCGAGAAGATGCTGGGTGTGATCTGCGGCGAGATGCGCGAGCGCTGGCCGTTGCTGGCGATCGCGGTCGAGCATCGCACCGGCCGGCTGGCTATCGGCGAAACCAGTGTCGTCATCGCCGTCTCATCTGCCCACCGGGGCGCGGGATTCGAAGCCTGCGCCTACTGTATCGAGCGGATCAAGGAGATCGTCCCGATCTGGAAGAAGGAAGCCTACGCCGACGGCGAGGTGTGGATCGGGAGTGAGGCGGCCTATCAGGCCGAGGTTCGGCAGAGCCTCACCGCTCCTGAATAA
- a CDS encoding YihY/virulence factor BrkB family protein: MRRQDLLRQARTTYDRAASIVKSNLIYRAANDFLDHDGTIYAAAITFYTLLSIVPFVIFAVAVLGFLIRDPVLQQTVTDRILGMLPADANLDEPVAKAVASVANTESSLVALTAIVAAGWTASGMFGALRRALNRAFVAPARRSLVTSRLVDLGSMIVLVLLLLTSTLVTITLSFIRARSIVRFDFVWSSSAWSLAFFLLPALLSFAVFLLAYRWVPSHSLNIRHLWPGALLAAVGFEVLKIGFSWYVAKFANYDAVYGALGGLISFMAFIYMAAALVIFAAELSREMAGIHEHDEEPGP, from the coding sequence ATGCGCAGACAGGATCTTCTGCGTCAAGCCCGAACGACCTACGACCGGGCTGCCAGTATCGTGAAGTCCAATCTGATCTACCGTGCCGCTAACGACTTTCTCGACCATGACGGCACGATCTATGCCGCCGCGATCACGTTCTACACCTTGCTTTCGATCGTGCCGTTCGTCATCTTTGCGGTGGCGGTCCTCGGCTTTCTGATCCGCGATCCCGTGCTCCAACAGACGGTTACGGACCGTATTCTCGGCATGTTGCCCGCAGACGCTAACCTGGACGAGCCCGTCGCGAAAGCGGTTGCCAGCGTCGCAAACACGGAGAGTAGCCTCGTTGCGTTGACCGCGATCGTTGCGGCAGGTTGGACCGCGAGTGGCATGTTTGGCGCGCTCCGGCGGGCGCTGAATCGCGCATTCGTCGCTCCAGCCCGACGGTCGCTTGTCACCAGCCGGCTTGTTGATCTCGGCTCGATGATCGTCCTGGTGCTGCTCTTGCTGACCTCGACCCTCGTGACGATCACGCTCAGCTTCATCCGCGCGAGGTCGATCGTGCGCTTCGATTTCGTCTGGTCCAGCTCGGCCTGGTCACTGGCATTCTTCCTTCTGCCGGCGTTGCTCTCATTCGCCGTCTTCCTTCTGGCCTACCGATGGGTGCCGAGCCATTCGCTGAACATACGCCACTTGTGGCCAGGAGCGCTGCTGGCTGCCGTCGGGTTTGAAGTATTGAAGATCGGATTCAGCTGGTACGTCGCCAAGTTCGCAAACTACGATGCCGTCTATGGGGCGCTTGGCGGGTTGATCTCTTTCATGGCATTCATCTATATGGCGGCCGCGCTCGTTATCTTCGCGGCCGAGCTCAGCCGGGAGATGGCCGGCATCCATGAGCACGATGAGGAGCCTGGCCCGTGA
- a CDS encoding lysylphosphatidylglycerol synthase transmembrane domain-containing protein, with the protein MMSTMRNPRFWIGMLVSIVALAIIASRVNRHEVVEAFRDANYWMLIPAVAMSVVSLLLRTARWQTLFHPLRPPAGQLFGIQMVGYTVTAALPLRLGDVARVYLVGQMDGISKVRVAATVIIERVLDVSTIIIILAVLIPFVPVPNEARIAMTVGIVAISAIGLSIGLSWTRRDALLVLLTRRTNASSGRVWAQITQLSRSAIDGFGVLGSFRAASVAIGYSVVTWLAEGIALWAMLRAFGLPSTPTAALFLLTMSALSMVIPSSPGFVGIYHAVLVESLVSVYYAPRGPAVSFAILTHLVMFAPPVIFGVIYLIREKRIWDELLRWGRTGRADDTGQEPPAARLPG; encoded by the coding sequence ATGATGTCGACAATGCGAAACCCACGGTTCTGGATCGGCATGCTCGTCAGCATCGTGGCGTTGGCTATCATCGCAAGCCGCGTAAACCGGCACGAGGTCGTCGAGGCTTTCCGCGACGCGAACTACTGGATGCTCATCCCGGCAGTAGCAATGTCGGTCGTCTCGCTTCTCCTACGTACCGCGCGCTGGCAAACACTATTCCACCCGCTGCGGCCTCCCGCAGGCCAACTGTTCGGCATCCAGATGGTTGGCTACACCGTGACCGCCGCTTTGCCACTACGGTTGGGCGATGTCGCGCGAGTCTATCTGGTCGGTCAGATGGATGGGATCAGCAAGGTTCGCGTGGCAGCAACCGTCATCATCGAGCGCGTGCTGGATGTCTCGACGATTATCATCATCCTGGCGGTACTGATTCCCTTCGTTCCTGTGCCGAATGAAGCCCGGATCGCAATGACGGTCGGCATCGTCGCTATATCCGCCATCGGGCTGTCTATCGGTCTCAGCTGGACACGCCGCGACGCACTCCTCGTTCTTCTGACACGCCGGACGAATGCGTCCAGCGGGCGTGTCTGGGCGCAAATCACACAACTATCCCGTTCGGCGATCGATGGATTTGGGGTCCTCGGTAGCTTTCGAGCGGCTTCAGTAGCCATCGGCTATTCGGTCGTGACGTGGCTTGCTGAGGGGATCGCACTCTGGGCGATGCTTCGCGCGTTCGGCTTGCCGAGCACGCCGACGGCGGCGCTATTCCTGTTGACAATGTCGGCGTTATCGATGGTGATCCCGTCGTCCCCCGGCTTCGTCGGCATCTACCACGCTGTGCTCGTGGAGTCGCTGGTGAGCGTCTACTACGCACCGCGCGGGCCGGCCGTATCGTTCGCGATCCTGACACATCTGGTTATGTTTGCTCCGCCGGTCATCTTCGGCGTCATCTATCTGATCAGAGAGAAAAGAATCTGGGACGAGCTGCTACGCTGGGGCCGAACCGGACGCGCGGACGATACTGGGCAGGAGCCGCCTGCCGCGCGACTACCCGGTTGA
- a CDS encoding metal-dependent hydrolase: MTADKPDQPAPEVTLRFIGHSAFTVESEGKLIAIDPFITGNPAATVRAEDIRPDAILLTHAHDDHVGDTVKLADMTGCPVVAQVELSGYLAGKGCETITPNYGGTAAFPGGTVKLTPAWHTSTHSEGGPLGQPCGLIVRFGGKTIYFAGDTALFLDMQLVGDEGIDVAVLPIGDFFTMGPDDAVKAVKFIRPKVVIPCHYNTFPPIRQDPEEFRTKVEEQTKVKCVILAPGESWKVEV, translated from the coding sequence ATGACAGCAGACAAACCGGATCAGCCAGCGCCTGAGGTGACGTTGCGGTTCATCGGGCATTCGGCATTCACTGTCGAGTCCGAGGGCAAGCTCATCGCTATCGACCCGTTTATCACCGGCAACCCGGCGGCGACGGTGCGCGCGGAGGACATCCGACCGGACGCAATCCTCCTGACCCATGCCCATGACGATCATGTTGGCGACACCGTCAAGCTGGCTGACATGACCGGCTGTCCGGTTGTGGCGCAGGTCGAGCTGAGTGGGTATCTTGCCGGCAAGGGGTGCGAGACGATTACCCCGAATTACGGCGGCACGGCGGCGTTTCCTGGTGGAACCGTCAAGCTCACGCCGGCGTGGCACACATCGACGCATTCCGAGGGTGGCCCGTTGGGACAACCGTGCGGCCTGATCGTCCGGTTCGGCGGCAAGACGATCTACTTCGCCGGGGATACCGCGCTGTTCCTGGACATGCAACTCGTCGGTGACGAGGGCATCGATGTTGCCGTTCTGCCGATCGGCGACTTCTTCACGATGGGACCGGACGACGCTGTCAAGGCGGTGAAGTTCATCCGACCGAAGGTCGTCATCCCCTGTCACTACAATACCTTCCCTCCGATTCGGCAGGATCCCGAGGAGTTCCGGACGAAGGTCGAGGAGCAGACGAAGGTGAAGTGTGTGATCCTCGCGCCGGGAGAGTCATGGAAGGTTGAGGTGTAA